A window of the Thiomicrospira microaerophila genome harbors these coding sequences:
- a CDS encoding iron chelate uptake ABC transporter family permease subunit, with protein sequence MIDHFMLLALAGGLLAAWLAAPLGVFVVWQRQAYFGETLAHSALLGIGLGLVLQINLTLAIILTSFLIVLGLHSLRRNAQLASDTLLGILAHGALATGLVVLSLQGNIQLDILGYLFGDILSLHATDLIWMAVIGLLVTGFFYQHWHDLLNLTLNTELAQVEGVNVKQMQLQMTLLLALVIAVAMKVVGVLLITSLLILPAASARRLAHTPEQMLGYTFLLASLSVIIGLGLSYYADLPSGPAIVVSALGLFLLLLLKKQR encoded by the coding sequence ATGATTGATCATTTTATGCTGCTGGCACTCGCCGGCGGCTTACTCGCCGCTTGGCTCGCCGCGCCACTGGGCGTGTTTGTGGTTTGGCAGCGCCAAGCCTATTTTGGCGAAACCCTTGCCCATTCGGCGCTGCTCGGCATAGGGCTGGGGCTAGTGCTACAAATCAACCTCACGCTGGCGATTATTCTGACCTCATTTTTAATCGTGCTGGGATTGCATAGTTTACGACGCAATGCCCAACTCGCCTCGGATACCCTGCTCGGCATTTTAGCCCACGGCGCGTTGGCAACAGGCCTGGTCGTGCTCAGTCTTCAAGGCAATATTCAGCTGGATATTCTGGGGTATTTATTTGGTGATATTCTCAGCCTCCATGCCACTGATTTAATTTGGATGGCTGTGATCGGTTTGCTTGTTACCGGATTTTTTTACCAACACTGGCATGACCTGCTCAACCTAACACTCAACACGGAACTTGCCCAGGTTGAAGGCGTAAACGTCAAACAAATGCAACTACAGATGACGCTTTTGCTCGCCTTAGTGATTGCCGTCGCGATGAAAGTGGTTGGGGTACTGTTGATTACCTCACTACTAATTCTGCCCGCTGCGAGTGCCCGACGACTTGCTCATACACCGGAACAAATGCTGGGCTACACGTTTTTACTCGCCAGCCTCAGCGTCATCATCGGCCTCGGACTGTCCTACTATGCCGACTTGCCCTCAGGCCCGGCGATTGTCGTCAGCGCGCTTGGCTTGTTCTTGCTACTGCTGCTCAAAAAGCAGCGCTAA
- a CDS encoding ATP-binding cassette domain-containing protein, with amino-acid sequence MNENLLIHAENISHQFDNKPVLQNISLQVFRNQITTLIGPNGAGKSTLIKILLKILQPTQGRVKHHHNLVLGFMPQKIQIDPTLPLTVKRFLQLGIKKADYHSTGLEAMAEELAIEPLLSQAIQGLSGGEMQKVLLARALIRNPDLLVLDEPVQGIDLQSQSQIYHLIHHQQQKRQCAVLMISHDLHLVMKHTDQVICLNQHVCCSGTVQSLRDHPSFIAQFGQTLPEHALYQHHHDHCQHGDAKHD; translated from the coding sequence ATGAATGAAAATCTTTTAATCCATGCTGAAAACATCAGCCATCAATTCGATAACAAACCTGTACTGCAAAACATTAGCTTACAGGTATTTCGCAATCAAATCACCACCCTAATCGGTCCAAATGGTGCCGGCAAATCCACGCTTATCAAAATTCTGCTTAAAATTCTCCAGCCCACTCAAGGTCGGGTCAAACATCACCACAACCTAGTGCTTGGTTTTATGCCACAAAAAATTCAGATTGATCCGACGCTACCGCTAACGGTAAAGCGCTTTTTGCAGCTGGGAATTAAAAAGGCCGATTATCATAGCACAGGGCTTGAAGCGATGGCAGAAGAACTGGCTATCGAACCGTTACTGTCGCAAGCGATTCAGGGATTATCCGGCGGCGAAATGCAAAAGGTATTGTTGGCGCGCGCATTGATTCGCAACCCCGACCTGCTGGTGCTTGATGAACCGGTACAAGGCATTGATCTGCAAAGCCAAAGCCAAATCTACCATCTTATTCACCACCAACAACAAAAACGCCAATGCGCCGTGCTGATGATTAGCCATGACCTGCATCTGGTGATGAAACACACTGATCAAGTCATTTGTCTAAATCAACACGTCTGCTGCTCCGGCACGGTGCAAAGCCTGCGCGACCATCCAAGTTTTATTGCGCAATTCGGCCAAACCCTGCCCGAACATGCGCTCTATCAACATCACCACGACCATTGCCAGCATGGAGACGCCAAGCATGATTGA
- a CDS encoding zinc ABC transporter substrate-binding protein, translating into MLKPMQRFIFVGLLLSLTSLASQARELHLVVSIPPLAAMVMPLLGEQDRLTVLLDQGATPHGFQLKPSHLRQLNQADLVVSVGTGVDAWLQRALRNIDASVLVAMQQQGLVVLPKREGGVWEKHEHAHGHQQPHPHAVTDKKRMDGHLWLSLENARLIMDAVAQQLIALDPARAGEVITRQEQAWASLQARQTVWQAQLAPLKNQPFIVMHDAYQYFERDFGLQAAGTIHVNPEVPPSVRRMQALRQTMAERGVKCVFKEPQFPASRIEAVVRGTDVKVGSLDPLGFDGVIRPYEAFYDRLVQDFIACFD; encoded by the coding sequence ATGCTTAAACCTATGCAACGATTTATTTTTGTTGGCTTATTATTGAGCCTAACCAGCCTAGCTTCACAGGCGCGTGAGTTGCATCTTGTGGTGTCGATTCCGCCTTTGGCCGCGATGGTGATGCCCTTGTTGGGTGAGCAGGATCGTTTAACGGTCTTGTTAGATCAGGGCGCGACCCCGCATGGTTTTCAGTTAAAACCTAGCCATCTTCGTCAGTTAAATCAAGCGGATTTAGTGGTCAGCGTTGGCACCGGGGTGGATGCTTGGTTGCAACGCGCTTTACGTAATATTGATGCGTCTGTTTTGGTCGCGATGCAGCAACAAGGCCTGGTGGTCTTGCCAAAGCGTGAGGGTGGGGTTTGGGAAAAGCATGAGCATGCTCACGGGCATCAACAACCTCATCCTCATGCGGTAACAGACAAAAAACGTATGGATGGTCATCTATGGTTAAGCTTAGAAAATGCGCGTTTGATTATGGATGCTGTGGCGCAGCAGTTGATTGCGCTTGACCCTGCGCGCGCGGGCGAGGTGATTACTCGTCAAGAGCAAGCATGGGCAAGCCTGCAAGCGCGTCAAACCGTTTGGCAAGCACAGCTTGCGCCTTTGAAAAACCAGCCGTTTATCGTGATGCATGATGCCTATCAATATTTTGAACGTGATTTTGGCCTGCAAGCCGCCGGCACGATTCATGTCAATCCGGAAGTCCCGCCTTCCGTTCGTCGAATGCAAGCCTTGCGTCAAACCATGGCCGAGCGAGGGGTGAAGTGTGTGTTTAAAGAGCCGCAGTTTCCGGCGAGCCGAATAGAGGCAGTGGTTCGCGGCACGGATGTTAAGGTGGGTTCACTCGATCCATTAGGTTTTGATGGCGTGATTCGCCCTTATGAAGCTTTTTATGATCGCCTCGTTCAAGACTTTATCGCGTGTTTTGACTAG